A stretch of the Pongo pygmaeus isolate AG05252 chromosome 16, NHGRI_mPonPyg2-v2.0_pri, whole genome shotgun sequence genome encodes the following:
- the LOC134738343 gene encoding fibropellin-1-like isoform X6, with protein MCGCAGVCVHGVWGCIGVCMWGIQVCVGAGVYVWVRRCMCARCVGVYRCVHVGYTGVWVQGYMCGCAGVCVHGVWGCIGVCMWGYTGVCGCRGICVGAGVCVHGVWGCIGVCMWGYTGVCGCRGICVGAGVCVHGVWGCIGVCMWGIQVCVGAGVYVWVRRCMCARCVGVYRCVHVGYTGVWVQGYMCGCAGVCVHGVWGCIGVCMWGYTGVCGCRGICVGAGVCVHGVWGCIGVCMWGYTGVCGCRGICVGAGVCVHGVWGCIGVCMWGYTGVWVQGYMCGCAGVCVHGVWGCIGVCMWGIQVCGCRGICVGAGVCVHGVWGCIGVCMWGYTGVWVQGYMCGCRCMCARCVGVYRCVHVGVYRCVGAGVYVWVQVYVCTVCGGV; from the exons gtgggtgcgcaggtgtatgtgtgcacggtgtgtgggggtgtataggtgtgtgcatgtggggtatacaggtgtgtgggtgcaggggtatatgtgtgggtgcgcaggtgtatgtgtgcacggtgtgtgggggtgtataggtgtgtgcatgtgggggtatacaggtgtgtgtgggtgcaggggtatatgtgtgggtgcaggtgtatgtgtgcacggtgtgtgggggtgtataggtgtgtgcatgtgggggtatacaggtgtgtgtgggtgcaggggtatatgtgtgggtgcaggtgtatgtgtgcacggtgtgtgggggtgtataggtgtgtgcatgtggggtatacaggt gtgtgtgggtgcaggggtatatgtgtgggtgcgcaggtgtatgtgtgcacggtgtgtgggggtgtataggtgtgtgcatgtggggtatacaggtgtgtgggtgcaggggtatatgtgtgggtgcgcaggtgtatgtgtgcacggtgtgtgggggtgtataggtgtgtgcatgtgggggtatacaggtgtgtgtgggtgcaggggtatatgtgtgggtgcaggtgtatgtgtgcacggtgtgtgggggtgtataggtgtgtgcatgtgggggtatacaggtgtgtgtgggtgcaggggtatatgtgtgggtgcaggtgtatgtgtgcacggtgtgtgggggtgtataggtgtgtgcatgtgggggtatacaggtgtgtgggtgcaggggtatatgtgtgggtgcgcaggtgtatgtgtgcacggtgtgtgggggtgtataggtgtgtgcatgtggggtatacaggtgtgtgggtgcaggggtatatgtgtgggtgcaggtgtatgtgtgcacggtgtgtgggggtgtataggtgtgtgcatgtgggggtatacaggtgtgtgggtgcaggggtatatgtgtgggtgcaggtgtatgtgtgcacggtgtgtgggggtgtataggtgtgtgcatgtgggggtatacaggtgtgtgggtgcaggggtatatgtgtgggtgcaggtgtatgtgtgcacggtgtgtgggggtgtatag